A genomic segment from Limosilactobacillus sp. encodes:
- a CDS encoding condensation domain-containing protein, whose product MAVYRGNPLNILHTIGMDELYPIVRIHFVLTGNFDLKRFQAALLACGRAIPELFCKYVLADNSFVTVTDDLTGVLFQGIDPDADWAKWDLFCDPQLRVYLNQVETGQDVTIYLSHILTDGAGAKQFMTLLARAYNGDDLSTVENHTDIDWLHDLLAQHPVEVKKGADHPADPLTMPQLADSHDQHYRTGALHLDEEFLSKLIKAGHATGVTLNDLFMAAYGQAVQRFSATEQISLACPTDMRKFIPGSPELRVANHTSRYNISVASDPQAPFATAVQAVHRAMAANKEQFQCLESVKTLVDNYANYSLAQLQQICEENYHVRTISYTNFGIVDKAKFHFAGCQVTDFDMLGSYRRAPMFQVAVSTYDGQLILAYAMLGNDEEARLGKNVMLIMRDLLTNYALEYAE is encoded by the coding sequence ATGGCAGTATATCGCGGGAACCCATTGAATATTTTGCATACGATTGGGATGGATGAACTCTACCCGATTGTCCGGATTCACTTTGTCTTAACCGGGAATTTTGATCTGAAACGATTTCAGGCGGCCCTGTTAGCGTGCGGACGGGCAATTCCAGAATTGTTTTGCAAGTACGTTCTTGCTGACAACAGCTTTGTGACCGTGACTGATGATTTAACCGGCGTCCTCTTTCAGGGAATCGATCCAGACGCGGACTGGGCCAAGTGGGACCTGTTTTGCGATCCCCAGTTGCGCGTTTATCTGAATCAAGTGGAAACAGGACAGGATGTGACGATCTACCTCAGCCACATCCTGACCGACGGGGCCGGTGCTAAGCAGTTCATGACCCTGCTGGCCCGGGCATATAATGGTGATGATCTAAGCACGGTTGAAAATCATACCGATATCGATTGGCTGCACGACTTGCTGGCCCAGCATCCGGTTGAGGTCAAAAAGGGGGCCGATCACCCGGCCGACCCGCTGACGATGCCTCAGCTTGCCGACTCCCACGACCAGCATTACCGGACGGGAGCCCTGCACCTGGACGAAGAGTTCTTGTCCAAGCTGATTAAGGCAGGCCACGCCACCGGGGTCACCTTAAATGACCTCTTCATGGCGGCCTATGGACAGGCCGTCCAACGCTTCTCGGCGACCGAGCAGATTTCACTAGCCTGCCCAACCGACATGCGGAAATTTATTCCGGGCTCGCCAGAACTGCGAGTTGCTAATCATACTTCGCGGTATAATATTAGTGTTGCTTCCGACCCGCAGGCCCCGTTTGCAACCGCCGTTCAGGCCGTTCACCGCGCAATGGCGGCCAACAAGGAGCAGTTCCAATGCCTTGAATCAGTCAAAACACTGGTTGATAATTACGCCAACTACTCGCTGGCCCAACTTCAGCAGATCTGTGAGGAAAATTATCACGTCCGGACGATTTCCTATACTAACTTTGGAATTGTCGACAAAGCTAAATTCCACTTTGCCGGTTGTCAGGTGACCGACTTTGACATGCTGGGGAGCTACCGGCGTGCACCAATGTTCCAGGTGGCAGTCAGCACCTATGATGGTCAGTTGATCCTTGCCTACGCGATGCTCGGCAACGATGAAGAGGCCCGCTTGGGCAAGAACGTCATGCTGATCATGCGCGACCTGTTGACCAACTACGCCCTTGAATACGCAGAATAG
- the rplS gene encoding 50S ribosomal protein L19 — MRQNKLIEKITASQLRDDIPEFRAGDTVRVHAKIVEGTRERIQMFEGVVIKRHGAGISATYTVRKISNGVGVERTFPLHSPRVEKIDVLRHGRVRRAKLYYLRARTGKATRIAERRRDNEK; from the coding sequence ATGCGTCAAAACAAGTTAATCGAAAAGATTACTGCAAGTCAATTACGTGATGATATCCCGGAATTCCGTGCCGGTGATACTGTTCGGGTTCACGCCAAGATCGTCGAAGGTACTCGTGAACGTATCCAGATGTTCGAAGGTGTTGTTATCAAGCGCCACGGTGCTGGTATCAGCGCTACCTACACTGTTCGGAAGATCAGTAACGGTGTTGGTGTTGAACGGACTTTCCCACTGCACTCACCACGGGTTGAAAAGATCGACGTTCTCCGTCATGGTCGGGTTCGTCGTGCTAAGCTGTACTACCTTAGAGCACGTACTGGTAAGGCTACCCGGATTGCTGAACGTCGTCGCGACAACGAAAAGTAA
- the uxaC gene encoding glucuronate isomerase, with protein MTLLDKNFLLTNEWAKKLFFDYAKDMPIIDFHCHLNPEEIYENKNYANITRIWINEDHYGDHYKWRLMRANGVPEDLITGDADDYDKFMAWAGTIEKAVGNPVYEWTHLELRRFFGIDEPLTTKNAPEVWKKANALLQTDDFKPRNLIKLSNVKAVCTTDDPASDLHYHKLLKKEERQNGFRTLPAMRPDNLIQINKPTFAEYIKQLSEISGVEINSFRDLIKAMEQRFQYFNDMGGRLSDHSLLTYHFAEATDEELDAIMKKAEANEEVTGVEYDKWLTMFLEEMMKLNTKYNWTMQFHINSIRDLNHPMFKQLGQDTGYDAMGTQPDIVDQIQKLYSTMRDSNNIPKTIFYSLNPNDWMQLVTLMGCFLEGGKQRMQLGAAWWFNDTAEGMTTQLRDFAQQSLLPNFVGMLTDSRSFLSYPRHEYFRRVLCNFFGELVEQGRAPEDEEYLGKIIQDIAYNNAYEYFGFFGDAKPDELFDAHENPFQY; from the coding sequence ATGACTTTATTAGACAAGAATTTTCTGTTAACCAATGAATGGGCCAAGAAGCTCTTCTTCGACTATGCAAAGGACATGCCGATCATCGACTTCCACTGTCACTTGAACCCAGAGGAAATCTATGAGAATAAGAATTACGCCAACATTACCCGGATTTGGATCAACGAAGACCACTATGGTGACCACTACAAGTGGCGTCTGATGCGTGCCAACGGTGTTCCAGAGGACCTGATCACTGGTGACGCCGATGACTACGACAAGTTCATGGCCTGGGCCGGCACGATCGAAAAGGCCGTTGGTAACCCGGTTTACGAATGGACGCACCTGGAATTACGGCGTTTCTTTGGCATTGACGAACCACTGACGACCAAGAACGCTCCAGAAGTTTGGAAGAAGGCCAACGCACTTCTGCAAACTGACGACTTCAAGCCACGCAACCTGATCAAGCTGTCCAACGTTAAGGCCGTCTGCACCACGGATGACCCTGCTTCTGACCTGCACTACCACAAGCTTTTGAAGAAGGAAGAACGGCAAAACGGCTTCCGGACTCTGCCTGCAATGCGGCCAGACAACCTGATCCAGATCAACAAGCCAACCTTTGCTGAATACATCAAGCAATTGAGTGAAATCTCCGGTGTTGAAATCAACTCCTTCCGTGACCTGATCAAGGCTATGGAGCAACGGTTCCAATACTTCAACGACATGGGCGGTCGTCTGTCCGACCACTCCCTTCTGACTTACCACTTCGCCGAAGCAACCGACGAAGAGCTGGACGCCATCATGAAGAAGGCCGAAGCTAACGAAGAAGTTACCGGCGTTGAATACGACAAGTGGCTGACGATGTTCCTGGAAGAAATGATGAAGCTCAACACCAAGTACAACTGGACGATGCAGTTCCACATCAACTCCATCCGTGACCTTAACCACCCAATGTTCAAGCAACTGGGTCAGGATACCGGTTACGACGCGATGGGGACCCAGCCAGACATTGTTGACCAGATTCAAAAGCTCTACTCCACGATGCGTGACTCCAACAACATTCCAAAGACCATCTTCTACTCCCTGAATCCAAACGACTGGATGCAATTAGTAACCTTGATGGGTTGCTTCCTGGAAGGTGGCAAGCAACGGATGCAACTGGGTGCTGCATGGTGGTTCAACGACACCGCTGAAGGGATGACGACTCAACTGCGTGATTTTGCTCAACAAAGCCTGCTGCCAAACTTTGTCGGCATGCTGACCGACTCCCGGAGCTTCCTGTCCTACCCACGGCACGAATACTTCCGTCGGGTTCTGTGCAACTTCTTTGGTGAACTGGTTGAACAAGGTCGGGCACCAGAAGATGAAGAATACCTGGGCAAGATTATTCAAGACATTGCCTACAACAACGCTTACGAATACTTCGGCTTCTTTGGCGACGCTAAACCAGACGAGCTGTTCGATGCACACGAGAATCCTTTCCAATACTAA
- a CDS encoding sugar kinase has protein sequence MKKVVTFGEMMMRLKPSNMKRVLQADQFDVNYGGSEANVAVSLSMFGDQVAYVSKLPENILGQAAINQLRQFGVDTSLILRGGPRLGMYVFEKGHSVRSTNVTYDRAGSSFSISHADEYDWSKLLAGADYFYFSGVTPALSTELRQAVLNACQYCSEHGIQVACDLNFRGKLWTTAEAQEFMQKVMSYVTICIANDEDFEQSLGIHAFDGDMSHGIEQRSTFEDGMKEITKRYPNVKVVASVLRNIQSVDKSTWMGLVYRDGKFTESPAYQVDVLEGVAAGDAFGAGLMHGILNDFADQELIDHAIAASVLKLTVLGDLNVTTEADVRAVMDGGAGVRVSR, from the coding sequence ATGAAAAAAGTTGTTACTTTTGGTGAGATGATGATGCGCTTGAAGCCATCCAATATGAAGCGGGTCCTTCAGGCCGACCAGTTTGACGTAAACTATGGTGGTTCCGAGGCTAACGTTGCCGTTTCGCTGAGTATGTTTGGCGATCAGGTTGCCTACGTTTCCAAGCTGCCGGAAAACATTCTGGGACAGGCGGCCATCAACCAGCTGCGCCAATTCGGCGTTGATACTTCCCTGATCCTGCGGGGCGGTCCCCGGCTGGGAATGTACGTGTTTGAAAAGGGTCACAGTGTTCGTTCCACGAACGTGACCTACGACCGTGCTGGCAGTTCCTTTTCAATCTCCCACGCGGATGAATACGACTGGAGCAAGCTGCTCGCGGGAGCGGACTACTTCTACTTCAGCGGGGTCACGCCGGCCCTGTCCACCGAGCTGCGCCAGGCGGTTCTGAACGCTTGCCAGTACTGCAGCGAGCACGGCATTCAGGTTGCCTGCGACCTGAACTTCCGGGGTAAGCTTTGGACGACTGCAGAAGCCCAAGAATTCATGCAGAAGGTCATGTCATACGTGACGATCTGCATCGCCAACGATGAGGACTTCGAACAGTCACTGGGCATTCACGCCTTTGATGGCGACATGTCCCACGGGATCGAACAGCGCTCAACCTTTGAAGATGGAATGAAGGAAATCACCAAGCGTTATCCAAACGTCAAGGTGGTTGCTAGCGTGCTGCGGAACATCCAGTCCGTCGACAAGTCCACCTGGATGGGACTGGTTTACCGGGACGGCAAGTTCACCGAGAGCCCGGCCTACCAGGTTGACGTCTTAGAAGGGGTTGCCGCCGGGGATGCCTTTGGTGCCGGTCTGATGCACGGAATCTTGAATGACTTTGCAGATCAGGAATTAATTGACCACGCGATCGCAGCCAGCGTGCTGAAGCTGACGGTGCTCGGTGACCTCAACGTCACGACCGAAGCCGACGTTCGGGCCGTGATGGACGGTGGCGCGGGCGTCCGCGTTTCACGGTAA
- a CDS encoding LacI family DNA-binding transcriptional regulator: protein MNGSAKVTIKTIAKKANVSHTTVSRALNDSPLVKEETKKKIRQLAEQMNYSPNLNAKALVEKKSFIIAVYFTDMSDGTSPSFMSAVLHQIREFLPTGYEIAVDSFANLRRSHQNINFRFDGALVLSQAASDDEYIDQLAATGKPLVVLNRQIERTDLYNYYSDDYLGTSTAINYLLRMGHRKIALISGREGFVSTKLRTQAFCDVLKKNHISLPAEWQVAGNYSLSSGYQAMEKILNSGELPTSVFAENDDMAMGAIRACYDYGYDVPNQISFIGFDDNTYSKFYHPRITTIRKPVMEISRNGVLTLKELIDGNTPQTDRVIGSKPSLVVRESVKRNNN, encoded by the coding sequence GTGAATGGGAGCGCTAAAGTAACGATTAAGACAATTGCCAAGAAGGCGAATGTCTCACACACAACGGTCTCACGGGCCTTAAACGATAGCCCGCTGGTTAAGGAAGAAACCAAGAAAAAGATCAGGCAGCTCGCTGAGCAGATGAACTATTCGCCGAACCTGAACGCCAAGGCCCTGGTCGAGAAAAAATCCTTTATCATTGCGGTTTACTTTACCGACATGTCGGATGGGACGTCACCGAGCTTCATGTCCGCCGTTCTTCACCAAATTAGGGAATTCTTGCCGACGGGTTATGAGATTGCGGTCGACAGCTTTGCCAATCTGCGTCGTTCCCACCAAAACATTAACTTCCGTTTTGACGGGGCACTAGTGTTGAGTCAGGCGGCTTCCGATGATGAATACATCGACCAGCTGGCCGCGACCGGCAAGCCGCTGGTAGTCTTAAACCGGCAGATTGAACGCACTGACCTGTACAATTACTATTCGGATGATTACCTGGGGACGTCAACCGCGATCAATTACCTGCTCCGAATGGGCCACCGCAAAATTGCCCTGATTTCCGGTCGGGAGGGTTTCGTCTCGACGAAGCTACGGACCCAAGCATTCTGCGACGTGTTAAAGAAAAACCACATCTCATTGCCTGCGGAATGGCAAGTGGCGGGGAACTATAGCCTCAGTTCCGGCTACCAGGCAATGGAAAAAATCCTCAACAGCGGTGAATTGCCAACCAGCGTCTTTGCCGAAAACGATGATATGGCGATGGGGGCGATCCGCGCCTGCTACGATTACGGCTATGATGTTCCGAACCAAATCTCGTTTATCGGGTTTGACGACAACACCTATTCCAAGTTTTATCATCCCCGGATCACCACGATTCGTAAGCCGGTCATGGAAATCTCTCGCAACGGCGTCCTAACCTTGAAGGAGCTGATTGATGGCAATACCCCCCAGACCGATCGAGTCATCGGTAGCAAGCCATCGTTGGTCGTTCGGGAGTCGGTCAAAAGAAATAACAATTAA
- a CDS encoding IclR family transcriptional regulator: MTEKLYGTVLLKARQILDYLASTTEAPTLSELDEHLNISKPTIYKIIQTLEYCGYVRTIVNGDQKTYRLGTVFLHYAQTVNDSIDIVEIATPFLKTLRDQTAETVNLGIEQDDKIVLLSKMESTHSIKLVSVIGGTMNMYSSAMGKALLATYSPQHLANYFQRVHFERLTPNTIVDQTALQRDLAAVRERGYAIDNVENQPGVYCLGFAIVAHHRTYGAFSISTPEFRLTTDKRTAFVRLGKRTQKLIQQHL; this comes from the coding sequence ATGACAGAGAAGCTTTACGGGACCGTTCTGCTAAAGGCCAGACAGATCCTTGACTACCTCGCATCGACCACGGAGGCACCGACGCTCAGTGAGCTTGATGAACACCTGAACATTTCGAAACCAACCATTTACAAGATCATCCAAACGCTCGAATACTGTGGCTACGTTCGCACCATTGTGAATGGCGATCAAAAGACCTATCGCCTGGGGACGGTCTTTCTGCATTATGCACAGACGGTGAATGACTCGATTGACATTGTAGAAATTGCCACCCCGTTTCTCAAAACGCTCCGGGACCAGACCGCGGAAACGGTGAACCTCGGGATTGAACAGGATGATAAAATTGTGCTTTTATCCAAGATGGAGAGCACGCACAGCATTAAGCTGGTTTCCGTGATTGGCGGGACAATGAATATGTACTCGTCGGCAATGGGGAAAGCGCTTTTGGCCACCTATTCGCCCCAGCACTTGGCCAACTATTTTCAACGTGTGCATTTTGAGAGACTGACGCCAAACACGATTGTTGACCAGACTGCTTTGCAAAGGGACCTGGCTGCCGTTCGGGAGCGTGGCTATGCGATCGATAATGTTGAAAACCAGCCGGGGGTTTATTGCCTTGGCTTTGCGATCGTTGCTCATCATCGGACATACGGGGCGTTCAGTATTAGCACCCCGGAATTCCGGCTGACCACCGACAAGCGGACGGCCTTTGTCAGATTAGGAAAGCGGACACAAAAACTGATTCAACAGCATTTATAG
- a CDS encoding APC family permease: MKKLLERLLWKQDPNVYMAKDSKLTPSLRTIDLIGLGTGMVVGTAIFTLPGIVAAEHTGPAVPLAFIVAAIGAGLSALAYAETSSVLPFAGSAFSWINVLFGEFFGWIAGWALLAEYFISVAFVASGWSAYMQGFLGSLGIRLPKALTGGFDPAHGSYVDILAALAILVVGILISRGLHQVSRIENTIVAIKLLVILMFIVVGATEIQAKNYVPFIPPHRPGTTFGGWQGILAGTAQIFIAYVGFDAIAANTAETRNPQKTMPRGLIGTLVLGTGFFIAVSLVLVGMFKYSRYANNAEPAAWALRHSGHYLTANLLSVVAIIGIFSALIAILLASSRLIYAFGRDGLLPKTLGIIDDRHVPNHALWLITFLAMILGSVFPFTFLATLVSAGTLVAFIFVSLGIYALRPREGKDLPEAQFKMPWYPVLPAVSAIFSAVIFWGLNIDAKILMVGWFAIGLIIYFAYGLRHSIINQEHQK, from the coding sequence ATGAAAAAGTTATTAGAACGCTTACTATGGAAGCAGGATCCCAACGTCTACATGGCCAAGGATTCCAAGCTGACGCCGAGCCTGCGGACGATTGACTTGATCGGCCTGGGAACTGGAATGGTGGTTGGGACCGCCATCTTCACCCTGCCGGGGATCGTTGCCGCCGAGCACACCGGCCCGGCCGTTCCGCTGGCCTTCATCGTCGCGGCGATCGGGGCGGGGCTGTCGGCCCTGGCTTATGCCGAGACCTCGTCGGTGCTGCCCTTTGCCGGCTCGGCCTTCTCCTGGATCAACGTCCTCTTCGGCGAATTCTTTGGCTGGATCGCCGGCTGGGCGCTACTGGCCGAGTACTTCATCTCGGTGGCCTTCGTCGCCTCGGGCTGGTCGGCCTACATGCAGGGCTTTTTAGGTAGCTTGGGGATTCGATTGCCTAAGGCCCTGACCGGTGGCTTTGACCCGGCCCACGGCTCCTACGTCGACATCCTGGCCGCTCTGGCGATCTTGGTGGTCGGAATCCTAATTTCGCGGGGACTGCACCAGGTTAGCCGGATCGAAAACACGATCGTGGCGATCAAGTTGCTGGTGATCCTGATGTTCATCGTCGTCGGGGCGACGGAGATTCAGGCGAAAAACTACGTGCCGTTTATCCCGCCACACCGGCCGGGAACGACCTTCGGGGGATGGCAGGGGATCCTTGCCGGAACCGCCCAGATCTTCATCGCCTACGTCGGCTTCGACGCGATTGCGGCCAACACCGCCGAGACGCGAAACCCGCAGAAGACGATGCCGCGGGGGCTGATCGGGACCCTGGTACTGGGGACCGGCTTCTTCATCGCCGTCTCCCTGGTGCTGGTGGGGATGTTCAAGTACAGCCGCTACGCCAATAACGCCGAACCGGCCGCCTGGGCGCTGCGTCACTCCGGCCACTACCTGACGGCCAACCTGCTGTCGGTGGTGGCGATCATCGGGATCTTCTCGGCACTGATTGCCATCCTGCTGGCCTCGTCCCGGCTGATCTACGCTTTTGGGCGGGACGGCCTCCTGCCCAAGACCCTGGGGATAATCGATGACCGGCACGTGCCGAACCACGCCCTCTGGCTGATCACCTTTCTGGCGATGATCCTCGGCTCGGTCTTCCCCTTTACCTTCCTGGCGACGCTGGTTTCGGCGGGGACCCTGGTGGCCTTCATTTTCGTTTCGCTGGGAATTTACGCCCTGCGGCCACGGGAGGGGAAGGACCTGCCGGAGGCCCAGTTCAAGATGCCGTGGTATCCGGTCCTGCCAGCGGTTTCGGCCATCTTCTCGGCCGTCATCTTCTGGGGGCTGAACATCGACGCCAAGATCCTGATGGTGGGCTGGTTTGCGATCGGGCTTATCATTTACTTTGCCTACGGGCTGCGCCATTCGATCATTAACCAGGAACACCAAAAATAG
- a CDS encoding glycoside-pentoside-hexuronide (GPH):cation symporter: protein MSDQQSSTAAVKAKDDTVKKVDNYNKKIPTHQKVFYGFGDFGNGFMFDLGQAYLTKFWIDAAGIGAGAVAGIFAFTKIFDAFMDPIAGSFVDGRKNIGKQGKFRPVMMISAIILGIMTVVTFTMPMGLTTGQKIIYAYAVYMIWGVVYSFTNDPYGSLASVMSRNPEDRSFMATSRQVGSVGAQFIAGVAFIPLMELVGGGMSSKDQMHGYFFASAVFAIMGVLMFAVCYFGTKENVKVHRDQNAKREGFKDYIKVVFTNGPLGALILMTLFTISAMNTNNQMMVFYAQYNLGNIGLQPIINAVMMGCSIVGVFMIPTLTKHFGKKRTAMWSFVVGAVANLVNFFLPTNVVTFIVLVTIGYTALAIPNGITWAMVSDAIDYGEWHTGMRKEGITYAAFNFSRKLAQSLAALVSSGVLAITGYVANAHQSAKTLQGIKAAMTLYPGFCLIMAAIIIGFLYKISDSKFKQIATDLDNGRWEHGVIGDADVK, encoded by the coding sequence ATGAGCGATCAACAGTCATCGACCGCTGCTGTAAAGGCAAAGGACGATACGGTTAAAAAAGTTGATAACTATAACAAGAAGATCCCAACGCACCAAAAGGTCTTCTATGGTTTCGGGGATTTCGGGAACGGGTTCATGTTTGATCTTGGTCAGGCATACCTGACGAAGTTCTGGATCGATGCCGCCGGGATTGGTGCCGGTGCCGTTGCCGGGATCTTTGCCTTCACCAAGATCTTCGATGCCTTTATGGACCCAATCGCCGGTTCATTCGTCGATGGCCGGAAGAACATTGGTAAGCAAGGGAAGTTCCGTCCTGTCATGATGATCTCCGCCATTATCCTGGGGATCATGACGGTTGTTACCTTTACGATGCCGATGGGATTGACAACCGGTCAAAAGATCATTTACGCTTATGCCGTTTACATGATCTGGGGGGTTGTTTATTCATTTACCAATGACCCGTATGGTTCGCTAGCGTCGGTCATGTCGCGGAACCCTGAGGACCGTAGCTTTATGGCTACTTCCCGGCAGGTTGGTTCCGTTGGTGCTCAGTTCATCGCCGGGGTTGCCTTCATCCCACTGATGGAATTAGTCGGTGGTGGGATGAGTAGTAAGGACCAGATGCATGGTTACTTCTTCGCTTCCGCCGTCTTCGCCATCATGGGTGTCCTGATGTTTGCCGTCTGCTACTTTGGGACGAAGGAAAACGTTAAGGTTCACCGTGACCAGAATGCTAAGCGGGAAGGCTTCAAGGACTACATCAAGGTCGTCTTCACGAACGGCCCACTGGGTGCCTTGATTCTGATGACCCTGTTCACGATTTCCGCAATGAACACCAACAACCAAATGATGGTCTTCTACGCTCAATACAACCTGGGTAACATTGGCCTGCAGCCAATTATCAACGCCGTTATGATGGGTTGCTCAATCGTCGGTGTCTTCATGATCCCTACCCTGACCAAGCACTTTGGTAAGAAACGGACCGCAATGTGGTCATTCGTTGTCGGTGCCGTTGCCAACCTGGTCAACTTCTTCCTGCCAACCAACGTGGTAACCTTCATCGTCTTAGTTACGATCGGTTACACCGCCCTGGCGATTCCAAACGGGATTACCTGGGCCATGGTTTCCGATGCCATTGACTATGGTGAATGGCACACTGGGATGCGGAAGGAAGGTATTACCTACGCCGCCTTCAACTTCTCACGGAAGCTTGCTCAGTCACTGGCTGCCCTGGTTAGTTCCGGTGTTCTGGCCATTACTGGTTACGTTGCCAACGCTCACCAATCCGCTAAGACCCTGCAAGGGATCAAGGCTGCAATGACCCTCTACCCAGGCTTCTGCCTGATCATGGCTGCCATCATCATTGGTTTCCTGTACAAGATCAGCGACTCCAAGTTCAAGCAAATTGCTACTGACCTGGATAACGGTCGTTGGGAACACGGTGTTATCGGTGACGCTGACGTTAAGTAG
- the kduD gene encoding 2-dehydro-3-deoxy-D-gluconate 5-dehydrogenase KduD, with amino-acid sequence MAQSQEEIRQNEAALDKFKMSAFDLTGKVAIITGGNTGLGQGYAVALAEAGADIFIPAHHEVGWESTRQMIEKRGRKVAFMQVDLTAHGAAQQVVDKALATFGHIDILINNAGMIRRNPLLESTDEDWDAVININLNAVYHLSMAAAKVFAKQKHGKIINIGSMLSFQGGKFIPSYTAAKHGVAGLTKAFASEMGAYGVQVNAIAPGYIKTANTAPIRADKARNQEILSRIPAGHWAEPHELMGAAVFLASDAANYVNGTIMPVDGGYLVR; translated from the coding sequence ATGGCACAATCACAAGAAGAGATTCGACAAAACGAAGCAGCACTGGATAAGTTTAAGATGTCCGCCTTCGACCTGACCGGTAAAGTCGCTATCATCACCGGTGGTAACACTGGCTTGGGGCAGGGCTACGCGGTTGCTCTTGCCGAGGCCGGCGCCGACATCTTTATTCCGGCGCACCACGAGGTCGGCTGGGAAAGCACCCGGCAAATGATCGAGAAGCGGGGGAGAAAGGTGGCCTTCATGCAGGTTGACCTGACCGCTCATGGTGCTGCCCAGCAGGTCGTTGACAAGGCCCTGGCAACCTTTGGCCACATTGACATCCTAATTAATAACGCCGGGATGATTCGGCGCAATCCGCTCCTGGAGTCCACGGATGAGGACTGGGACGCGGTGATCAACATCAACTTGAATGCTGTCTACCACCTATCAATGGCGGCCGCCAAGGTCTTTGCTAAGCAAAAGCACGGCAAGATCATCAACATCGGCTCAATGCTGTCATTCCAGGGCGGCAAGTTTATCCCGTCCTACACGGCTGCCAAGCATGGCGTTGCGGGGCTAACCAAGGCCTTCGCCAGTGAAATGGGGGCCTATGGTGTCCAGGTCAACGCAATTGCGCCTGGCTATATCAAGACGGCCAACACGGCCCCAATTCGCGCCGATAAGGCCCGCAACCAGGAGATCCTGAGCCGGATTCCGGCGGGGCATTGGGCCGAACCCCATGAACTGATGGGGGCGGCGGTCTTCCTGGCGAGTGACGCGGCCAATTACGTTAACGGTACGATCATGCCCGTCGATGGCGGCTACCTTGTCCGCTAA
- the kduI gene encoding 5-dehydro-4-deoxy-D-glucuronate isomerase gives MTFKMVTRYAHSPKDIQHYDTAELREEFLMEKLFSLGDILLTYTYNDRMIFGGVTPEAGQPLEIKLDRELGVDFFLQRRELGFINIGGSGFVTIDGKKEPIVAHDGYYISMGTKQVIFGSDDSQNPAKFYVVSTPAHKTYPNKKLPFADAIAMPMGDQAHMNKRTIYKYIDASSMDTCQLQMGYTVLEPGNSWNTMPCHTHARRMETYMYCEFGSPDARVFHFMGKPDESKHIVLEPEQAVVNPSWSIHCGVGTSNYAFIWAMCGENQTYDDMDMVDMHDLK, from the coding sequence ATGACTTTTAAGATGGTAACGCGTTATGCTCACAGCCCCAAGGATATCCAACACTACGATACCGCGGAGCTCCGGGAAGAGTTCTTAATGGAGAAGCTTTTCTCACTTGGCGACATTCTTCTGACTTACACCTATAACGATCGGATGATCTTCGGTGGGGTGACCCCCGAGGCCGGTCAGCCACTGGAGATCAAGCTGGATCGGGAGCTCGGCGTGGACTTTTTCCTGCAGCGGCGGGAGCTCGGCTTTATCAACATTGGCGGCAGTGGTTTCGTGACGATCGATGGCAAAAAGGAACCGATTGTTGCCCACGACGGCTACTACATCAGTATGGGAACCAAACAGGTCATCTTTGGCTCAGACGACTCCCAGAACCCGGCGAAGTTCTACGTCGTTTCGACCCCGGCCCACAAGACCTACCCGAACAAGAAGCTGCCGTTTGCGGACGCGATCGCGATGCCGATGGGCGACCAGGCCCACATGAATAAGCGGACGATCTATAAGTACATCGACGCCTCTAGCATGGACACCTGCCAGCTGCAGATGGGCTACACGGTGCTGGAACCGGGGAACTCCTGGAACACGATGCCATGTCACACCCATGCTCGGCGGATGGAGACCTACATGTACTGCGAATTCGGCAGCCCAGATGCCCGGGTCTTCCACTTCATGGGGAAACCGGACGAGAGTAAGCACATCGTCTTGGAGCCGGAACAGGCGGTTGTTAACCCGAGCTGGTCGATTCACTGTGGCGTCGGCACCAGCAACTACGCCTTCATCTGGGCAATGTGCGGTGAAAACCAGACGTACGATGACATGGACATGGTCGACATGCACGATTTGAAATAG